The Campylobacter sp. CN_NE2 region TGCACTTTAATTCGTAAAATATGGGGAATTTTTAGCAAATTTTATATAAAATTCAGCAAAAAATTAAAAGGAAGTTTATGTTTAACGGACTAATTAGGGAAATCGCCGAAGTCGTTAGTTTTAGCGGGAATTCGCTTCGAATTCGGGCAAAATTTAAGCCTGAGCATATCGGCGATAGTATCGCTATAAACGGCGCGTGTCTTAGCGTAACGCAAATTTTAGCTGACGGCTTTGTCGTGGAGATTTCGAGCGAAACGGCAGGGCTGATAGCCACGCAAAATTTCAGAGACAGAGTGCATATCGAACCTGCTATGCGTTTGGGAGAGCGCATTGACGGGCATTTGGTGCAAGGACACGTCGACGGCGTGGGCGAAATCACAAAAATCACAAAGCTAAAAAGCGGATATGATTTTTTTATAAATTTGCCAAAAAATTTAATGCCGTTTGTCGCAAACAAAGGCTCCGTGGCGATTGACGGCGTTAGCCTTACCATAAACGAAGTCTTGCCTAACGCAATTCGCCTAACAATAATCCCGCAAACTATGAAAGATACGCTATTTGGCGAGTTTCAAGCAGGGCGAAAAGTAAATGTCGAAACCGATCTGCTCGCAAGATACGCAGCGCGAATTTTGGGCTTTGTGGGCGAGAAAAAAGAGAGTTTGTCGTGGGATCAGGTGAATTTGATTTCAAGCCTTTACTAAATGCCTTTAAATTCGGCTTTACCGATAAATTTGGTTTAGCTGACGCAATTTTTAAGGATACTGCGCCG contains the following coding sequences:
- a CDS encoding riboflavin synthase, which translates into the protein MFNGLIREIAEVVSFSGNSLRIRAKFKPEHIGDSIAINGACLSVTQILADGFVVEISSETAGLIATQNFRDRVHIEPAMRLGERIDGHLVQGHVDGVGEITKITKLKSGYDFFINLPKNLMPFVANKGSVAIDGVSLTINEVLPNAIRLTIIPQTMKDTLFGEFQAGRKVNVETDLLARYAARILGFVGEKKESLSWDQVNLISSLY